In Streptomyces sp. NBC_00091, the following proteins share a genomic window:
- the recR gene encoding recombination mediator RecR, which translates to MYEGVVQDLIDELGRLPGVGPKSAQRIAFHILQAEPTDVRRLAHALLEVKEKVRFCAVCGNVAQEERCGICRDPRRDTTVICVVEESKDVVAIERTREFRGRYHVLGGAISPIEGVGPDDLRIRELLARLADGTVTELILATDPNLEGEATATYLARMIKPMGLKVTRLASGLPVGGDLEYADEVTLGRAFEGRRLLDV; encoded by the coding sequence TTGTACGAAGGCGTGGTCCAGGACCTGATCGACGAACTGGGCAGGCTGCCCGGCGTCGGGCCCAAGAGCGCGCAGCGGATCGCCTTCCACATCCTGCAGGCGGAGCCCACCGACGTCCGCCGCCTCGCGCACGCGCTGCTCGAGGTCAAGGAGAAGGTCCGTTTCTGCGCGGTCTGCGGGAACGTGGCGCAGGAGGAGCGGTGCGGGATCTGCCGTGACCCGCGCCGTGACACCACGGTCATCTGCGTGGTCGAGGAGTCGAAGGACGTCGTCGCGATCGAGCGGACCCGCGAGTTCCGGGGCAGGTACCACGTCCTCGGCGGAGCGATCAGCCCGATCGAGGGCGTCGGCCCCGACGACCTGCGCATCCGCGAGCTGCTGGCGCGCCTGGCGGACGGTACGGTCACCGAGCTGATCCTCGCGACCGACCCGAACCTGGAGGGCGAGGCGACCGCCACCTACCTCGCCCGCATGATCAAGCCCATGGGCCTGAAGGTCACCCGCCTGGCCAGCGGGCTCCCCGTCGGGGGAGATCTGGAGTACGCGGACGAGGTCACGCTCGGGCGGGCCTTTGAAGGAAGGCGACTTCTCGATGTCTGA
- a CDS encoding GntR family transcriptional regulator, which yields MPGSRSGGVTRNTLRQQIADALRDEVLAGRLPPGTEFTVKQIAEQYEVSATPVREALVDLSAQGLLESVQHRGFRVRVFTVDDFRGMIEARTLIVDGIFRRLVERGTAPGTGELLVSVRRRAEEARRATRSGSLEVLIGYDLRFWRELSELVGNRYISEFLHRIRVQCWVFSVPHLQGAPELRTALWDGHNELVDAVTRADADEVRRIVRAYNQHGLDWAAGL from the coding sequence ATGCCAGGCAGCCGGAGCGGAGGTGTCACCCGCAACACCCTTCGGCAGCAGATCGCGGACGCGCTGCGTGACGAGGTGCTCGCGGGGCGTCTGCCGCCCGGGACCGAGTTCACGGTCAAGCAGATCGCCGAGCAGTACGAGGTCTCCGCGACCCCGGTGCGCGAGGCGCTGGTCGACCTCTCGGCGCAGGGGCTGCTGGAGTCGGTGCAGCACCGGGGCTTCCGGGTGCGGGTCTTCACCGTCGACGACTTCCGGGGCATGATCGAGGCCCGGACCCTGATAGTCGACGGGATCTTCCGCCGGCTCGTCGAACGCGGCACCGCGCCCGGTACGGGCGAGCTGCTGGTGTCGGTGCGGCGCCGCGCCGAGGAGGCGCGCCGGGCCACGCGCAGCGGTTCGCTCGAAGTGCTGATCGGCTACGACCTGCGCTTCTGGCGCGAGCTCAGCGAGCTGGTCGGGAACCGGTACATCTCGGAGTTCCTGCACCGCATCCGCGTGCAGTGCTGGGTCTTCTCGGTACCCCACCTCCAGGGGGCGCCGGAGCTGCGGACCGCGCTGTGGGACGGGCACAACGAGCTGGTGGACGCGGTGACGCGTGCCGACGCCGACGAGGTACGGCGCATCGTGCGCGCGTACAACCAGCACGGGCTGGACTGGGCCGCGGGCCTCTGA
- a CDS encoding aspartate kinase: MGLVVQKYGGSSVADAEGIKRVAKRIVDAKKNGHQVVVVVSAMGDTTDELIDLAEQVSPMPAGREFDMLLTAGERISMALLAMAIKNLGHEAQSFTGSQAGVITDSVHNKARIIDVTPGRIRTALDEGNIAIVAGFQGVSADSKDITTLGRGGSDTTAVALAAALDAEVCEIYTDVDGVFTADPRVVKKAKKIDWISSEDMLELAASGSKVLLHRCVEYARRYNIPIHVRSSFSGLPGTWVSNENPQGDAQVEHAIISGVAHDVSEAKITVVGVPDKPGEAAAIFRAIADAEINIDMIVQNVSAASTGLTDISFTLPKTEGHKAIDALEKAKAQIGFDSLRYDDQIGKISLVGAGMKTNPGVTASFFQALSDAGVNIELISTSEIRISVVTRQDDVNEAVRAVHTAFGLDSDSDEAVVYGGTGR; this comes from the coding sequence GTGGGCCTTGTCGTGCAGAAGTACGGAGGCTCCTCCGTAGCCGATGCCGAGGGCATCAAGCGCGTCGCCAAGCGGATCGTGGATGCCAAGAAGAACGGCCACCAGGTGGTCGTCGTGGTTTCCGCGATGGGCGACACGACGGACGAGCTGATCGATCTCGCCGAGCAGGTATCCCCGATGCCTGCCGGGCGTGAATTCGACATGCTGCTGACCGCCGGAGAGCGGATCTCCATGGCCCTGCTGGCCATGGCGATCAAAAACCTGGGCCACGAGGCCCAGTCGTTCACCGGCAGCCAGGCAGGCGTGATCACCGACTCGGTCCACAACAAAGCGCGCATCATCGATGTGACGCCGGGCCGGATCCGCACCGCGCTGGACGAGGGCAACATCGCCATCGTCGCCGGCTTCCAGGGTGTGTCCGCGGACTCCAAGGACATCACCACCCTCGGCCGGGGCGGCTCGGACACCACCGCCGTCGCGCTCGCCGCGGCGCTGGACGCCGAGGTCTGCGAGATCTACACCGACGTCGACGGCGTCTTCACCGCGGACCCCCGCGTCGTGAAGAAGGCCAAGAAGATCGACTGGATCTCCTCCGAGGACATGCTGGAGCTCGCGGCCTCCGGCTCCAAGGTGCTGCTGCACCGCTGCGTCGAGTACGCCCGCCGCTACAACATCCCGATCCACGTGCGCTCGTCCTTCTCCGGACTGCCGGGCACCTGGGTCAGCAACGAGAATCCGCAAGGGGACGCGCAGGTGGAGCACGCCATCATCTCCGGAGTCGCTCACGACGTCTCCGAAGCCAAGATCACGGTCGTCGGTGTCCCGGACAAGCCGGGCGAGGCCGCGGCGATCTTCCGCGCCATCGCGGACGCCGAGATCAACATCGACATGATCGTCCAGAACGTGTCGGCCGCGTCCACGGGCCTGACGGACATCTCCTTCACCCTCCCCAAGACCGAGGGCCACAAGGCCATCGACGCCCTGGAGAAGGCGAAGGCCCAGATCGGCTTCGACTCGCTGCGCTACGACGACCAGATCGGCAAGATCTCCCTGGTCGGCGCGGGCATGAAGACGAACCCGGGCGTCACCGCCTCCTTCTTCCAGGCGCTGTCCGACGCGGGCGTCAACATCGAGCTGATCTCCACCTCCGAGATCCGCATCTCGGTCGTGACCCGCCAGGACGACGTCAACGAGGCCGTACGCGCCGTGCACACGGCCTTCGGCCTGGACTCGGACAGCGACGAGGCCGTCGTCTACGGAGGCACCGGACGATGA
- a CDS encoding aspartate aminotransferase family protein, whose translation MTPHVTGASVKAADRAHVFHSWSAQALIDPLAVAGAEGSYFWDYDGNRFLDFSSQLVNTNIGHQHPKVVAAVQEQAARLCTLAPGFAVDVRSEAARLIAERTPGDLDKIFFTNGGAEAVENAVRMARLHTGRQKVLSTYRSYHGATAAAINLTGDPRRWPSDTASAGVVHFWGPFLYRSPFHATTEAEECDRALAHLADTLAFEGPQSVAAIILESVPGTAGIMTPPPGYLAGVRELCDRYGIVFILDEVMSGFGRTGKWFAAEHWGVTPDLITFAKGVNSGYVPLGGVAISAAIAETFATRPYPGGLTYSGHPLACAAAVATINAMEEEGIVENAARIGAEVIAPGLADIAERHPSVGEVRGLGTFWALELVRDKETREPLVPYNASGAANAPMAEFTSACKASGLWPFVNMNRTHVVPPCTVTEAEAKEGLALLDEALTVADRHTVGA comes from the coding sequence ATGACCCCTCATGTCACCGGCGCGTCCGTCAAGGCCGCCGACCGCGCTCACGTCTTCCACTCGTGGTCCGCCCAGGCCCTGATCGACCCGCTGGCCGTCGCCGGCGCCGAGGGCTCGTACTTCTGGGACTACGACGGGAACCGCTTCCTCGACTTCTCCTCCCAGCTGGTCAACACCAACATCGGCCACCAGCACCCCAAGGTGGTCGCGGCCGTGCAGGAGCAGGCCGCCAGGCTCTGCACCCTCGCGCCCGGTTTCGCCGTGGACGTCCGCTCCGAGGCCGCACGCCTCATCGCCGAGCGCACCCCCGGGGACCTCGACAAGATCTTCTTCACCAACGGCGGCGCCGAGGCCGTGGAGAACGCCGTACGGATGGCCCGGCTGCACACCGGCCGCCAGAAGGTGCTCTCCACCTACCGCTCCTACCACGGGGCCACCGCCGCCGCGATCAACCTGACCGGCGACCCGCGCCGCTGGCCCTCGGACACCGCCTCCGCCGGCGTCGTGCACTTCTGGGGGCCCTTCCTCTACCGCTCGCCCTTCCACGCCACCACCGAGGCCGAGGAGTGCGACCGCGCCCTCGCGCACCTCGCCGACACCCTCGCCTTCGAGGGCCCGCAGAGCGTGGCCGCGATCATCCTGGAGTCGGTGCCCGGCACCGCCGGGATCATGACCCCGCCGCCCGGCTACCTGGCGGGCGTCCGCGAGCTCTGCGACCGCTACGGCATCGTCTTCATCCTCGACGAGGTCATGTCGGGCTTCGGGCGCACCGGCAAGTGGTTCGCTGCCGAGCACTGGGGCGTCACCCCCGACCTGATCACCTTCGCCAAGGGCGTGAACAGCGGCTACGTCCCGCTCGGCGGTGTCGCCATCTCCGCCGCCATCGCCGAGACCTTCGCCACCCGCCCCTACCCGGGCGGACTGACGTACTCCGGCCACCCGCTGGCCTGCGCCGCCGCCGTCGCGACGATCAACGCGATGGAGGAGGAGGGCATCGTCGAGAACGCCGCCCGCATCGGGGCCGAGGTGATCGCCCCGGGCCTCGCCGACATCGCCGAGCGGCACCCGTCGGTGGGCGAGGTCCGCGGGCTCGGCACCTTCTGGGCGCTGGAGCTCGTACGGGACAAGGAGACGCGCGAGCCGCTCGTCCCGTACAACGCCTCGGGCGCCGCGAACGCGCCCATGGCCGAATTCACATCCGCCTGCAAGGCGTCGGGTCTGTGGCCGTTCGTCAACATGAACCGGACACACGTCGTCCCCCCGTGCACGGTCACGGAAGCCGAGGCCAAGGAGGGTCTGGCCCTCCTCGACGAGGCGCTGACGGTCGCCGACCGGCACACGGTCGGGGCGTGA
- a CDS encoding DUF5063 domain-containing protein produces the protein MSDATLHALGQDPDDFAASIADQIESFIVAVTEVAKGEDPDSAVPFLLLEVSQLLLAGGRLGAYQDVLPEERYEPDLGPEPDVDDLRERFALMLEPVDVYSEVFDPYEPRKAPVAHRISDDLADVVADLRHGLIHHQAGRITEALWWWQFSYFTNWGPTASATLRALQSLIAHVRLDQPLAALDGLDTDEDMAEDELAEQAGAVMAEELGRLGRK, from the coding sequence ATGTCTGACGCAACGCTGCACGCCCTCGGCCAGGATCCGGACGACTTCGCCGCCTCGATCGCGGACCAGATCGAGTCGTTCATCGTCGCGGTCACCGAGGTCGCCAAGGGTGAGGACCCGGACAGCGCGGTGCCCTTCCTCCTCCTGGAGGTCTCCCAGCTGCTGCTGGCGGGCGGCCGGCTGGGCGCGTACCAGGACGTCCTGCCCGAGGAGCGCTACGAGCCCGACCTGGGCCCGGAGCCGGACGTGGACGACCTGCGCGAGCGGTTCGCCCTGATGCTGGAGCCGGTCGACGTCTACTCCGAGGTCTTCGACCCCTACGAGCCCCGCAAGGCCCCGGTCGCGCACCGGATCTCCGACGACCTGGCCGACGTGGTCGCCGACCTGCGGCACGGGCTCATCCACCACCAGGCGGGCCGGATCACCGAAGCGCTGTGGTGGTGGCAGTTCTCGTACTTCACCAACTGGGGCCCGACCGCCTCGGCCACGCTGCGCGCGCTCCAGTCGCTGATCGCGCACGTCCGCCTCGACCAGCCGCTGGCGGCCCTCGACGGTCTGGACACGGACGAGGACATGGCGGAGGACGAGCTCGCGGAGCAGGCGGGCGCGGTCATGGCCGAGGAGCTCGGGCGGCTGGGCCGCAAGTAG
- a CDS encoding MarR family winged helix-turn-helix transcriptional regulator, translating to MPDPRPRDAGEAEPAEPAEPAGSAEPAEPAPGALSVRAQQDLLSRTALGVFQLNGQFLSVSEELARPAGLTAARWQVLGAVLREPLPVAGIARAMGITRQSVQRVADLLAAKGLAEYVPNPAHRRAKLLRPTEEGRAAIARITPGHAALATRLTAALGEAAFAETARALERLSAALATIAAEAQDPPAPGSP from the coding sequence ATGCCTGACCCGCGCCCCCGGGACGCCGGGGAAGCGGAACCTGCGGAGCCTGCGGAGCCCGCAGGTTCCGCAGAGCCCGCGGAGCCCGCGCCGGGGGCGCTCTCCGTACGGGCGCAGCAGGACCTGCTGAGCCGCACCGCGCTCGGCGTCTTCCAGCTGAACGGCCAGTTCCTCTCCGTCTCCGAGGAGCTGGCCCGCCCCGCCGGGCTGACGGCCGCGCGCTGGCAGGTCCTGGGCGCGGTACTGCGGGAGCCGCTGCCGGTCGCGGGTATCGCCCGGGCCATGGGGATCACCCGGCAGAGCGTGCAGCGCGTGGCGGACCTGCTGGCGGCCAAGGGCCTCGCGGAGTACGTCCCGAACCCGGCCCACCGCCGCGCGAAGCTGCTGCGCCCGACGGAGGAGGGCCGCGCCGCGATCGCCCGCATCACCCCGGGCCACGCCGCGCTGGCCACCCGCCTGACGGCGGCCCTCGGCGAAGCCGCCTTCGCCGAGACGGCCCGCGCCCTCGAACGCCTCTCGGCGGCCCTCGCCACGATCGCCGCCGAGGCCCAGGACCCGCCGGCCCCGGGCAGCCCCTGA
- a CDS encoding aspartate-semialdehyde dehydrogenase produces MSPHRSAPAPALAVVGATGAVGSILLQILSQRADVWGDIRLIASPRSAGRVLAVRGEETEVLALSEDAFEGLGAGDVVLFLTPAEVSARWAPVATARGAVVVDQSAAFREDPEVPLVVPEVNGHAVRNRPRGIVAGPDCVTAAMIAAVGALHAEYGLAELAVSSYQAASRAGRAGAEALRRQLTVVAGSSVGEQPGDVRRAVGEDTGPFAAPLALNVVPWSGELRADGWSSHELAVRAETRRILGLESLPIAVTCVQVPVVTGHSLTVRARFEREVAAAHAREILEAAPGVVLVDDPAAGEFPTPADAAGTDPAWVGRLRGSLDDPRALEFFVCADNLRKGAALNATQISELIAGEFA; encoded by the coding sequence ATGAGTCCGCACCGGTCGGCCCCGGCCCCGGCGCTCGCCGTGGTCGGGGCGACCGGAGCGGTCGGCTCGATCCTGCTCCAGATCCTGTCCCAGCGGGCTGACGTCTGGGGCGACATACGCCTGATCGCCTCCCCGCGCTCGGCCGGCCGCGTGCTGGCCGTCCGCGGCGAGGAGACCGAGGTGCTCGCCCTCTCCGAGGACGCCTTCGAGGGCCTCGGCGCGGGCGACGTCGTGCTCTTCCTGACCCCGGCCGAGGTATCGGCGCGCTGGGCGCCCGTCGCCACCGCGCGCGGAGCCGTCGTGGTGGACCAGTCCGCCGCCTTCCGGGAAGACCCCGAGGTGCCCCTGGTGGTGCCCGAGGTGAACGGCCACGCCGTACGCAACCGCCCGCGCGGGATCGTCGCGGGCCCGGACTGCGTGACCGCCGCGATGATCGCCGCCGTGGGCGCGCTGCACGCCGAGTACGGACTGGCCGAGCTGGCCGTCTCCTCGTACCAGGCCGCGAGCCGGGCGGGCCGGGCCGGTGCGGAGGCCCTGCGCCGGCAGCTGACCGTGGTCGCCGGGAGCTCCGTGGGGGAGCAGCCCGGGGACGTGCGCCGCGCCGTGGGCGAGGACACCGGCCCCTTCGCGGCGCCGCTCGCGCTGAACGTGGTGCCCTGGTCCGGTGAGCTGCGCGCTGACGGCTGGTCCTCGCACGAGCTGGCCGTGCGGGCGGAGACCCGGCGGATCCTGGGGCTGGAATCGCTGCCGATCGCCGTGACCTGCGTACAGGTTCCCGTGGTCACCGGGCATTCCCTGACGGTCCGGGCCCGCTTCGAGCGGGAGGTGGCCGCGGCGCACGCCCGGGAGATCCTGGAGGCGGCGCCCGGGGTGGTCCTCGTCGACGACCCGGCGGCGGGGGAGTTCCCCACGCCCGCGGACGCGGCCGGCACCGATCCGGCGTGGGTGGGCCGGCTGCGGGGTTCGCTCGACGACCCGAGGGCCCTGGAGTTCTTCGTATGCGCGGACAATCTGCGCAAAGGTGCCGCTCTGAATGCCACCCAGATCTCGGAACTGATCGCAGGTGAATTCGCGTAA
- a CDS encoding DJ-1/PfpI family protein, with protein sequence MSEIFVETPAKPVHLAVYDTYADWETGHTTAHLAQRGHRIRTVGFAAGTPVTTMGGVRVLPDLSLADLRPEDSSLLILTGAALWDSSDELAPFAAKAREFLAAGVPVAAICGATAGLAREGLLDGRPHTSAASFYLAEQPGYGGAGQYVEADAVTAGDLITAGPTEPVAFAREVFARLGVYKPDVLDAWYRLFHDSDASAFPVLMAAAEAGDA encoded by the coding sequence ATGAGCGAGATCTTTGTCGAGACCCCCGCCAAGCCCGTCCACCTCGCGGTCTACGACACGTACGCGGACTGGGAGACCGGCCACACCACCGCGCACCTCGCGCAGCGCGGCCACCGGATCCGTACGGTTGGCTTCGCCGCCGGAACGCCGGTCACCACGATGGGCGGGGTCCGCGTCCTGCCCGACCTGTCCCTCGCCGACCTGCGCCCCGAGGACTCGTCTCTGCTGATCCTGACGGGCGCCGCGCTCTGGGACTCGAGCGACGAGCTGGCCCCCTTCGCGGCCAAGGCCCGCGAGTTCCTGGCGGCCGGAGTGCCGGTCGCGGCGATCTGCGGGGCCACGGCGGGCCTCGCCCGGGAGGGCCTGCTGGACGGGCGCCCGCACACCAGCGCGGCCTCGTTCTACCTCGCGGAGCAGCCGGGGTACGGGGGCGCGGGGCAGTACGTGGAGGCCGACGCCGTCACGGCCGGCGACCTGATCACGGCGGGCCCGACGGAGCCGGTCGCCTTCGCGCGGGAGGTCTTCGCCCGGCTGGGCGTGTACAAGCCGGACGTCCTCGACGCGTGGTACCGCCTCTTCCACGACTCCGACGCGAGCGCGTTCCCGGTCCTGATGGCGGCCGCGGAAGCCGGCGATGCCTGA
- a CDS encoding SURF1 family protein, protein MHRFLLTPRWWGINVFVALAIPFCLFMGTWQLGRFEDRVGSHKEASAERPADRAAEPLDSLLPVDTKTSGRLASTAGEYGQQLLVPERDLDGKPGFYVLTLLRTDSGKTLPVVRGWLPGAADPAKAPAPPAGRVEVTGALQSSENSGTKGVHAQGGLPPGQLGVIGAATLVNLVHDPLYDAWLTVQTPVDGMTPVPAKAPNNTGLDLKAFQNLGYTGEWFVFVVFVLFMWFRLYRREVETLRDAEAGLLPAPAAAAGTPATDPAPAADPAPATARPAE, encoded by the coding sequence GTGCACCGGTTTCTCCTGACCCCGCGCTGGTGGGGGATCAACGTCTTCGTCGCGCTCGCCATCCCCTTCTGCCTGTTCATGGGGACCTGGCAGCTCGGCCGGTTCGAGGACCGCGTCGGCAGCCACAAGGAGGCGAGCGCCGAGCGCCCCGCCGACCGGGCCGCCGAGCCGCTGGACTCGCTGCTCCCGGTGGACACCAAGACCTCCGGACGCCTGGCTTCCACGGCCGGGGAGTACGGGCAGCAGCTGCTGGTTCCCGAACGGGACCTCGACGGCAAGCCCGGCTTCTACGTCCTGACCCTGCTGCGCACCGACTCCGGGAAGACCCTTCCGGTGGTCCGGGGCTGGCTGCCGGGGGCGGCGGACCCGGCGAAGGCACCGGCCCCGCCGGCCGGGCGGGTCGAGGTGACGGGGGCCCTGCAGTCCTCGGAGAACTCCGGCACCAAGGGCGTGCACGCGCAGGGCGGGCTGCCGCCGGGCCAGCTCGGGGTGATCGGGGCGGCCACGCTGGTCAATCTGGTGCACGACCCGCTCTACGACGCCTGGCTGACGGTGCAGACCCCGGTGGACGGGATGACTCCGGTGCCGGCGAAGGCGCCGAACAACACCGGGCTCGACCTGAAGGCCTTCCAGAACCTCGGCTACACCGGCGAGTGGTTCGTCTTCGTCGTCTTCGTCCTCTTCATGTGGTTCCGGCTCTACCGGCGCGAGGTGGAGACCCTGCGCGACGCCGAGGCGGGGCTGCTGCCCGCCCCGGCCGCGGCGGCCGGAACCCCGGCTACCGACCCGGCCCCGGCTGCCGACCCCGCCCCGGCTACGGCGCGCCCGGCGGAATGA
- a CDS encoding YbaB/EbfC family nucleoid-associated protein, translating into MIPGGGQPNMQQLLQQAQKMQQDLAAAQEELALAEVEGQAGGGLVKATVTGSGDLRALVIDPKAVDPEDTETLADLVVAAVQAANENAQALQQQKLGPLAQGLGGGGIPGLPF; encoded by the coding sequence GTGATTCCCGGTGGTGGCCAGCCCAACATGCAGCAGCTGCTCCAGCAGGCCCAGAAGATGCAGCAGGACCTCGCGGCGGCCCAGGAGGAGCTGGCCCTGGCCGAGGTCGAGGGCCAGGCGGGCGGCGGTCTGGTGAAGGCGACCGTCACCGGTTCCGGTGACCTGCGCGCCCTGGTCATCGACCCGAAGGCCGTGGACCCGGAGGACACCGAGACCCTCGCCGACCTGGTGGTCGCGGCGGTCCAGGCGGCCAACGAGAACGCGCAGGCGCTCCAGCAGCAGAAGCTGGGGCCGCTGGCCCAGGGCCTGGGCGGCGGCGGCATCCCCGGCCTGCCGTTCTAG
- a CDS encoding SigE family RNA polymerase sigma factor, with the protein MAEALLDFAVIPARTGILPPRRRSGTPGGGFPVIVPVPPASVPHIAPTRGGRVPSPREGADTATSPPVPEAAAPEAATPEAAAPATGEAAERPVVAGTTVDHLTETYRAHYRSLLGLAALLLDDTASCEDVVQEAFIRVHSARNRVRDRDKTLAYLRQTVVNLSRSALRRRILGLKLLSKPMPDMASAEEGAYDRLERDDLIKAMRGLQRRQREVLVLRYFADMTEVQVAETLGISLGSVKAYGSRGIAALRVAMEAAQS; encoded by the coding sequence GTGGCAGAGGCACTGTTGGACTTCGCCGTCATACCGGCGCGCACCGGGATCCTTCCCCCGCGCCGGCGCTCAGGCACGCCCGGCGGCGGCTTCCCTGTGATCGTTCCCGTCCCGCCGGCCAGCGTGCCGCACATAGCGCCGACCCGGGGCGGCCGCGTGCCCTCGCCCCGCGAGGGCGCGGACACCGCCACGAGCCCGCCGGTGCCCGAGGCCGCCGCGCCTGAGGCCGCCACACCTGAGGCCGCAGCTCCCGCGACAGGGGAGGCCGCCGAGCGGCCGGTCGTGGCCGGTACCACCGTCGACCACCTCACCGAGACCTACCGGGCCCACTACCGCTCCCTCCTGGGCCTGGCCGCGCTGCTCCTCGATGACACCGCCTCCTGCGAGGACGTGGTCCAGGAGGCCTTCATCCGCGTCCACTCGGCCCGCAACCGGGTGCGCGACCGCGACAAAACCCTGGCCTATCTCCGCCAGACCGTCGTGAACCTCTCGCGCTCCGCGCTGCGCCGCCGCATCCTCGGTCTGAAGCTGCTGTCCAAGCCGATGCCGGACATGGCCAGCGCGGAGGAGGGGGCGTACGACCGGCTGGAGCGCGACGACCTGATCAAGGCGATGCGCGGACTCCAGCGCCGTCAGCGCGAGGTGCTGGTACTGCGCTACTTCGCGGACATGACGGAGGTCCAGGTCGCGGAGACGCTCGGGATATCGCTCGGCTCGGTCAAGGCGTACGGATCGCGGGGCATTGCCGCGCTGAGGGTGGCGATGGAGGCTGCGCAGTCATGA
- a CDS encoding SLATT domain-containing protein codes for MSQPEMQPEGPPRDPAEDGDLTGRPFPLGDWGEPAERLDELYRRVEADALRTAEWYLSDRAWKRRGARALRAGAAVGAVTGAAMPLLELTGSAPGAASYGYLSLLLAAACLACDRFFGLTSGWMRDVATAQAVQRRLQTLQFDWASENVREVLGPTEGTASEAAERCLTVLRRFSEDVTELVRSETADWMVEFRAGPAPLLMQSLAGGPARPDPGIPPARFPLPPGTRPNMPRQRPPEQPR; via the coding sequence GTGAGTCAGCCGGAGATGCAGCCCGAGGGGCCACCCCGGGATCCCGCAGAGGACGGCGACCTGACCGGCCGGCCGTTCCCTCTCGGGGACTGGGGCGAGCCCGCCGAGCGGCTCGACGAGCTCTACCGGCGGGTGGAGGCCGATGCGCTGCGCACGGCCGAGTGGTATCTGTCCGACCGGGCCTGGAAGCGCCGGGGCGCGCGGGCGCTGCGGGCCGGCGCGGCCGTGGGCGCGGTCACGGGCGCCGCGATGCCGCTGCTGGAGCTGACGGGCTCGGCGCCGGGCGCGGCCTCGTACGGCTATCTGTCCCTGCTGCTGGCCGCGGCCTGCCTGGCCTGCGACCGGTTCTTCGGGCTGACGTCCGGGTGGATGCGGGACGTGGCCACGGCGCAGGCGGTGCAGCGGCGGCTGCAGACGCTCCAGTTCGACTGGGCCTCGGAGAACGTGCGCGAGGTGCTGGGCCCCACCGAGGGCACGGCCAGCGAGGCGGCCGAGCGGTGCCTGACCGTGCTGCGCCGGTTCTCGGAGGACGTCACGGAACTCGTGCGCTCGGAGACGGCCGACTGGATGGTGGAGTTCCGGGCGGGTCCGGCGCCGCTGCTGATGCAGTCCCTGGCCGGGGGGCCCGCCCGCCCGGACCCGGGCATCCCCCCGGCCCGCTTCCCGCTGCCGCCGGGCACCCGCCCGAACATGCCCCGCCAGCGGCCTCCGGAGCAGCCCCGCTGA